From Bradyrhizobium sp. sBnM-33:
TTGCTATAGTCTTCAAGATCTGCATGCCGCCATCCCAATCAAGGACCCCGCCAATATGAACCACTGCAACGTGTGCGTAATTGAAAAGACCCGCCACCACTCTCCCGATCTCCAGTGGGATTTTGCTTAACCGCGTCGGTTACCCAATCGAATCCCGCCTCCGTCGATTGATGCTGCCGTCGTGCATTACACGCGGGGAGACAGCAAACAAAGTCCCTAAAGGCGGTCTCTGTGCATCATGATCGGCATAGCCTAGGGTTTCCTCTGGAACCTGACAAGCAGGTATGTCGGCCATCTGTCATTTCCCAACTTTTGGTTGCGACGCCGCGTCGCACTGCGGCGCCGGCGCGATCGGACAGGTGCCACTGACTGGCCGCCGCATGCGGCGACCGCCTTGCGCTGTTTTACGGTCGAATAATCCAATCCAGCTGCGGCCTACGCCGGATGCGTACGTGTCGAAAAGAATGCCGACTGAACAGTCCATTCTGAAAGCCAGATTTCTCGTCGGCGGTCAGGCCGGTGCGAATTTTCTGAGGTGGCGGCTTACCCTAGCCAAAGGCGCAACGCTAGTTTCTATGGCCTTCCAGACCGTCTCGTTTCCGGGGAATGGGCCTAGCCGAACCAGCGCACGAAAGCCGCCACCTTCCGAACCTATGTAGCTCATCGCAACGTGGTTCAGCCTTCGGCGTGCTGAACATTGGCCTTTTCGCACACAGCACTGAATGACGCTTTCGCTTTTGCATCCTCACAGTAAAACGCCGTTCATTCGTCTCTTGTCTCTACCCACCAATGTGTCTTCTGAATGCGAGCAGTACGAGAGGCGTCCCCTTGCAAGTGGTCTAATTCTCTTCCATATGCTCGAACAATCACCACAACATTTCATTTGCCACGCATCTCCGACCCGGCCCGGTTGAGATCGATTCGTTTCGCCTTTACCGGTTCGAGAATTCAGGCGTCCCAGACCTCACTGCAGCTTCATACGGTCGGAAACGGAACATTCCGGACGTTGGCGAATTAAACCGTGGCTTGGGGCTTCGCAAACCGCGAGGCATGCCATGAACCCTGTTTCGGCAAGCGACGTGTTCCTGACAGTCGCCATTATGAGTGGCACGTTCCTGACCGAAATCGCTGATTTCATCCTGATTGGGCTGCTCTGAAACAGGTGCCCAGATACACCCACTTGTAGGGAGTGATCACGCCCGCCTCGGTCAGCTTGATCCTTTGGCGGACTGGCAGGCGCAGTGACTCTTGGCAGACGATTAAAGCCAATCTTTGCAGGTGTTTGCAATCCGCTATGACAGGTGCTGAAGCTGCCCGGCGTCACACCTGTCGTTCAAGAAAGAGCGAAACGACGTTAGCGGCATTCATTGCCCGCGCCCTTTCTTTGGCAGGTGGCGGCGGGCTGGGTTGCGCTGCTGCATTCGATCCTTGCAAGCAATCCACGCAAGCGGAAAGCCTACCCAGCTGTTCCGAAAGCAACTTGGGCTGGCCCTGCTCAGCCGATATTTGCCGCTGTAGACCGCTGATCTGTTCCGCGGCACGATGCTGTGCTGACTGGAGCTCTTGGATCGTTTGTTGGAGATTGGCCACAGCATCTCTAGCCGTCTTGTCAGCGAGCTCGGCAGCCGGAGACGGCTCAGCATTGGGGCGAACGGCCGCTAATGGAGAGGACTCGGATCCAATTCGATTGCTGGCCCAAAGTACTGCAACAATGGCAACGGCGAGGAGAAGAAGTAGAACCCACGGCAGCATGCGGCGCGGTCATTCTGGCTCGCTGCTGATGCGATTTTTGGGCGTGAGGTCGCTCATCATTTGGCTATTAAGCCGACAATGATCGATTCGTCCCCATTAACGGGTGATAGCCCCTGGCCGTTCTCGCTTGCGCCTTCCACTCGCCTGCGATTGGATGGTTCGCAGGAGGGGAGACGTCAGAACTCAAGTCGGGCTGGAGCCGTGAGTTTGACGAGTCCGGCCCCGCTCTCAGCGGGCAGCAAGCTTGTCACCTTGCGCGATGCTGCCAGCTACATCACAGCACGAACAGAGATCGCAAGGTGTCCTGAGGCAAGGTGCCGCACGCTGATGGTATTGCAGCGCAATTTGAAGCGGGCTCGGATCGTTCTGTTCCGTTGGCAGCGGCCGGGCGCAGCACCAGGTTACGGACTTTAGCCTAGCGACAGGCGCGAGCCAAAGGCTGGAGCGGCCACTCAGTCAAGATAGAACGACGGCTTTTGATAATGGGTAGCAAGAAAAAGGACGCGCTGGAAAGGGCCAATGTATGCGGATCTTACACGTTCTTAATGAGGTGGTTGACACGGGGAACGGTATTGTCAACGCAACCGTTGATCTCGCCTGTACTCAAGCATCGAGCGGCAACGATGTCTGGGTTATCAGCTCCGGCGGGGGGTATGTCGAGTTTCTTGCTAGGCATAACGTTCGCCATGTCCTAATAAATTTACGTCCTAGGTCAGTGCTGGACATCTTGCGCGATTTGCCTCGGCTAAAAACTAGATTAAATGAAATTCAGCCCGACATAGTACATGCGCACATGATGACAGGCGCCGTGCTGATGCGTTTAGGCAGGACCGTCGGAGGCTTCGGAAATTATGGATTGGTCACCACCATTCATAACGAATGGCGCCTTTCATCACATCTAATGCGAGTAGGCGATCGGATAATAGTCTTATCTAGAAACGCAAAGTTGACATTCCGTCAGCGCGGCTTTGCCGAGCATAAGTTGTGTGTTGTGTCGCACGGCATATTGAACTCGCCTCGCCGCATGGGCGAATTTCAAGCCAACGACGAAACGCAAACACTGCGAAATGCTGCGCCTCTCATTATTACCGTGGCGGGTATGTATGTGCGAAAAGGCATTGGCGACCTAATCCAGGCTTTTGGACAGATTGCCGGTGAGTTTCCGAGTGCAGGCCTACTCGTCGTTGGTTGGGGTCCAGCGCAAACACAATTCGAAGAACAAAGCAAATTTGTCGAAGGATCAAGCCGTATCAAATTCAAAGGCTTTGTCGCAAACCCCCGTGTGTTGCTGCGTCAAGCTGCCATTTTCGTCCTTGCATCCCACACAGAGTCGTTCCCTTTGGCGATAGCCGAAGCCCGTGAGGCGGGCTGTGCCGTTATCGGAACAATGGTAGGTGGAGTGCCTGAACTTCTCGAAGACGGCAATGCCGGCCTCTTAATTCCGCCGTCCGACGTAGAAGCATTGGCGACGGCGCTTCGGCGCTTACTTAGGGATCCACAAGAACTTATTCGCTGGCAGCTTGCTGCAAGCGCGAATATGGGCTGGCTGTCCTGTGCGCGGATGGAAAAGGATACGATGGACGTGTACCTCTCTTTGCTTCGTGAAATGGACGCAAATAATGTTGGCTAGCGCAACCTTCGGCTGTGGGGTCGCAAGATCGACTAGCCCCAACGCAAGACGTTAGCGGAGCCGTCAATGAATTCAAATCCGCCTGCCTGAGTTAGCGTATGCAAACGCCGGCCAGGCCATTCTCGGCATGGCGCAATTACGTTTCTTACTACTTGTTGATAGTGGCAATTATCAAGTTGGGTGATCTCGGCGAGCCCAACTGCTGCGCCATAGTGCTGACTGCAATCCTGCACCGGTCGCCATAAATGACCATTACGCTTTACGATCGCTCCAGCCGACCTTGCGCATTGCGGGTCACGCAAAACGGGATTCTTTTGGTGGGGAAGCCATGGTCCAAATATTTTGGGCGCGGAGAATATGTGCAAATCTGAAGAAGCATGCGTCGATGTCTCAATGGTTGTGAAAAGCCAATAGCGTCCCTCATGCAACAGGACCGTCGCGTCGTTTGCGGGTACATTGCGAAGTAGTGTGGCCTCCTTCACCCATTTGCTCGGAAATGGATCAGCGCGGTAAATCGCAACTTCTCGATTGGCCGAGCTTTCCGGAATCATCCAGACTTCGCCGTCTATTTCCATCACAAAGGGATAGGAGAGATGCCACTGCTCCTCAAGGACCGGCTGCAACGGACCCAGGGGGCCTTTTGAACCAAATTCGACAGCCGATATAATGCCTTTTTGGCGGTTGTGGTCGAAATCCTCCACAAATAATACAACACGGCCATGGTGTTCAATTGCCATCGGATCAGCAAAGAAACGAGTGCGAGGGTCCGGCAAGTAATTCCAGTGTGTTGCTTGCAATGACTGCGCGTCCCAGAGATCGGGCCCGGTCAGACTTCGCCAACCAACCCGCCAATGAGGCGATCGAAAGATCCTGGCATAGATGTGTTCTGCTAAAAATTGACGTAGGTTAGACATTTGATCCGCGATCTAAACGATGCCAGAGTTAATTGTTAAGGTCGGCAGAACGTGGTCTCGCGTAAGCCCGCAAATCACGGCCTTGCGCGATCAGCTTACGAATTGATCCACGCAGAGATTATCTCGTCAGCGTGGATTCTGTCTATTGCTTGGGTTGTTCTACCAATCTGTTTCCGCCCCAAATAAGAAAAGCTTTTGAGGCAAATACAGGCCGGCTGCATCTCCTTTGCCATAGGGCGGGCCACCGCCAACTCAGCATAGCGCCTAGTCGCAAGGTACGTCGCCAGCGGGGAAGCGTCACTGCGAAAAGTGTAGATTTCGGGACGCCGTAACACGCAATCTCCTTCGGGACCCTTTAGAAATACTCTTTGGCCAGTTTGCCATGCGTTCGTTGGTGAAGTTCTCACGGATGAAGGGCCTTTCGGCACTAATCCGACCGATATTTGTCGATGCGCGGTAGACGGTTCGATGACGCCTAGCGCAAAATGACCTAAAACCCTGGCGCAAACCCATGTGGTGCATTCCACAGGTCGATCGCGAATACGTCGCCCGCATGGAGGACGTGATTGATCGCTATGCCGAGGCGCCCGACAAGCGGCCGGTCGTGTGCTTCTAGGAAAGTCCGGTGCAACTCATCGGCCAATTCCGGCCAGGCCGGGCTGGCTCGAACGTTACGATTAACAGTATCGTCAAGAATGGCGTGCATCGTCCCTGACGCAAGGTCATGCTCACTGAGCGGCGGACGGCAAAAGAATATGCCAAATGAAAGACTATGCCAAATGCATGCGTGACCTCGTTGACATCCACTATCCCAATGCCGAGACCATCCGGATCGTGCAGGCACTCCGCGGCGCCATGTATCAGACGTTTCCGCCCGCCGAAGCCAGGCGAATCTTGCGGGCGGATCGAGCTCCACTACACCCGCAAGCACGCAAGCTGGCTACCCAACATGGTTGAGATCGATATCGGCGTCTCGCGGGAACAGTGTCTCGCTGGCAGGATCCACGACCCCAAGCGACTGCGCCGCGAAACCACCGATTGGGAACGACAGAGAAATGCTGCACGCTCCTACATCAAATGGCCGCGCAAAATGGGAAGAGCCTACCCAGACACTTCCAAAGAGTCATAATCACTGTGCAGAGGTACTAGCAAGGGGACGAGTTCAGACCCTACACGATTTTTCCCATGCCAGAGCGTGCGATACAATAGTTGGAAGGTCGTTCAACTCCGGTTTCCATCCAAGCCGTACTAACCCATCGTTGTTGGCAATGAGCGACGCCGGGTCACCTGCCCGGCGCGGCCCTTGATGAACTTCAAAGTCAACGCCGGTTATACTTCTAACCGCGGCAATGACTTCTTTAACGGAATAACCCCGGCCATACCCGCAGTTGAGGAGTTGCGACTCTCCGCCACGACGCAGGTGATCGAGCGCAATCAAGTGAGCATTTGCCAAGTCAGAGATGTGCACATAATCTCGAACGCAAGTTCCATCGGGCGTTGCATAATCATTCCCGAAGATTTTCATGTGAGGCTGTCGGCCTAGCGCTGTTTCGATGGCTACTTTAATTAGGTGGGTAGCATTGGAAGTCGATTGGCCGTGACGACAAATGGGGTCAGCCCCTGCAACATTGAAATAACGCAGAATAACATAATTTAGATCATAAGCGGCCGCTGTGTCTCGAAGTATATATTCCGACATCAGCTTTGACATTCCATAGGGTGACAGCGGCGAAGGGGAGGCCTGTTCATTCACGGTTAAAGAATTTGGATTGCCATAAACCGCTGCTGTCGATGAAAAAACGAAATGCCTGATCTTTCCCGTAACTGCCGCCTCCAATAATGCCCGCGTTTTAACGGTATTGTTTAGATAGTATGCAAGCGGATCGACCATCGACTCCGGCACCACGAGCTTTGCTGCAAAGTGTAGGATCGAGTCGATGGCGTGGGCCTCAAAAATGCGGAGCATCAACTCGGTGTCTCCAACATCGCCAAGATAAAACGGAACGTTTGGTGGGACTGCACGCCGATTACCCGTTGAAAGATCATCCAAGACTACGGGAATCTCACCGCGATCGACAAAGCTGAGGACGGTCTGTCCACCAATGTAACCAGCACCGCCCGTAATGAGTATCGTCATCTAAGCTTCATGATGTTGGCAAAATTGTTCGGAGTAGTTGCGGTCCTACAAAGGATCTTAGCAGACCGCCTGTCGGTTCTGTTTGCGAAAGCTTTGCTGCAGCCTCATTGAATTTGTTTCGGTCGCGGCCTAGCTGGCGCATCAATCCCCAGGCCTGGTCAGTCGAGATGTCATGCTTCCGGGCAAAGTAGCCGACGTCATCGGGTGCGTCCATGGCGCCGTTGAAAAGCTCCTGCTTCTTGCAAGAAACGGCAGCGCAGGGCTGGCTCGTCGGGGGCCGCCCTGTCCTCGCGACCGTCTCGGACGCCAAATTAGCGTACCGGGAAAAATGGCAGTACCGGTGTGTTACCTGGAAGCTATTGCAAATTAAAAAAATGGACAGGGCCTCTGTCCCAATCGCCCGCAACTTTGACCCGCGAGAGTCGTTGTCACGAACAGCAAATTTCGGGAGATGGCAAAGCCACAAGCAACCGTGACCGCGAACCGCTCCAGCTGGCGAGTTGGCGAGCCTCCGCTTGAGCTGCGCCGACTCCATATAATTTGGCGGCGGAGTGCGCGGCTTAGCTGACATTCGAAGCGAAGCGGCCGCCAACTGACAGCGGCCTACTTCTTCTGATCTCCGAGCAGATTTCTTGGGCGGCAAGCAACTCCGCGCCGAGTGGATGGACGTAATGGCGCTCGATGAGCGCCTTACCAACACGGCTTTCCGTGTCGTGGGTGTCGGTGGCAGCCACTTCAATCGTCATACCGGCTCGACCTTTCTGACTGTCTAGACCATCGCGCGCGTGATGGCGGGTCCTAGCGGACTGTCTGGGCCGCCTTCAAGGAACTTGAGGCGCTTGGGTACCCGATCGTGAAGCGCCGGGAGTTCGGAACCATAACTCGGAAGACGGCTCGGGGCGAAATCTCGGTGATGGCCGGTGGTAAGGGAGTGGCAAACACTTATCTGCCGGCGTTCGAAAGGTCGCAAGTGGCTGAGACCAACAGCGGCCTAAAACTCGCAACCCGTTGCGACGTTTTGTGGGAGCAAAGGTCGCAAAAAGCTGCACCAAAGGTCGCAATGGATTGCGACCCTACCCTTACTCCTTCTTCGAAGCAGAACCCTTCGTGCGCGCGAGAGCCGAGCAGCGCAAATGCACTCGGCCCTCTCGCCGCGATCATCGCCCACGAGATAGGAGAGCCGGCGTTCATGGCCTGGTTTAGCTCGGCAATGATTGAATCCGACGCGCCGGGCTGACCGGCGGTGGCCCCCGCTCAACCTGGTTGACCTAGTGGTGAGCGATGTCGACAGCGCCAATGTAACGGCGACCCTGACGCTGCAGCAGGAAACCGGCGACACTCGAATTCCAAAAATGTGTCATTACACAAGTTCCGGTACAAGCACGTATGAGGCCAGCCTCATGTGGCCTTGATCGAGGTCGGCGCACCCTCCGGGATCTTCGCGCCAAAGAACTTGCCGGGTCGTAGGACATTGCGCTCTCGAACCGTTGCCAGCGTCTTTTCAGCTGATGTTTTCTTCGTTGGCCAAGTCACGTCAATAACACTCGCGCGCCCCGTCCTCGAACCCTCCACCTGGGGAAACGAACAGATACAAAGTCCTTGGCACAGAGCAGAGAGTAAGTCTAAATTCTCCTTTTTGATTAGATCTTTCCGGTGTGACATGAATTATTGCAGATGAAAGACGAAGTCTGTTAGCGTTCTATGAAAACGTCTGTCAGCAATCGGCTTAGACACCGGAAGACGATACCGGTTCGTTGGCGATGGTGTCAGCGCCTATGCGGGAGATACTTCGCGATGAAATGGACAAACGTCGGCTAAGGTTCACGCCGATTGAATGGCCGAATGTCCGCGCTCATGACGGAAATGCGATTAGAAGTCCCGCCTCAGATTCGCGAATTGGTCGCGAAGAGTATCGATCATACCGAACAGGCATTCGGCTCGCTCGCCCAACGAGCCGAACGTAGGTCGCCGCGCTCACCGCTTCCCGCGCCCGCCACACCGACATAGCGAATGCCACCACGATCGAGATGATCCCGCCCGACGCAGCGACGCAGGCCTCTTCGACAAACACTGCAGGCGCATAGGACATCTAAGCGTACTACCACCAGAAGAACGCGGGAGGAAGATAGACGGGAACGCCCGATGCGAGTTCAAACCAGGGTTGGCCGAGTTGGGGCTGATAGCCGAGCCGCCACGCGGTCCATTGCGTGGCGGCCCACATTGTGATCAGCACGATCGTAAAGACGACGGCAATCTGGCCCCAGAGTATGTTTGTTGCAGACATGGCATCGGCAGATCAGATGATTCCGCACCCCGCACACCAAACTAGTGGCACATTCCATGCCAAGCGAGAGCGTCCGCCCTTCAATCGCAGATTCGGCGGGCTCATCGCATGCAAAGGCTCGTGAATGTATCCTATCGTATGCACCTAAAGCGGGACGCTCCTAACTCCTACGTCGAGGAAGATCCCCAGTGCTGAGGGAAATGAGGTTGATTTGCTCGGTCATATACAGATAACCAACTCTGGTTTGTGCATCCAGGAAGAGATCCAAGAATCGATCTCCTACGCACGAACACGGAAGAGATCGCGAGTGGTTGGTCCGCAGGCCGAAGCTCTCAACTGCGAGAAATCACTGCCAGCGGCCTCAAGATCGACAGTCATATCTCGCAACTTGTTCAAGCGATAGCTGTCTATTCGACAAATAATCCGCCTTCGATCTCACAAACTCCAGTATTTGCGCGATACTTGGCGATATGGGTCGAATTCGTTTGCGGCTGCTAGGCATTCTTGAGAGCCAGCCTGCCTTGGTGTTGGAGGTGCCAGACACTGGAGTCAGCACCCGCGGACGCGCTGAGGACGACTCTTCTCTAAGCTTGGACATGGCGACGAGGTTGAACGTTTTGGCGATTTGTAGAACCTACCCGGAAACCGATATTGGAGGCTGAGCCAAAGACCCAACCAGCCGCGTTGCAATCATACGATTTTCCGGAATTTGCCTGCCATGGACTATGGCAATAACAACACGATATTCCGGAAGGCCAAGACCTCAAAACCTATTCCGGCTGCGACGGAAAGGCGGCGGCATAGCCCGCCTCGATCTTGACGACCTCATCGTCGGTCAGTTTGGCGAACTCCTTTTCCCTGCTACGTTTGGATAGAATGCCCTCGTTGTGCCGCAAGAAGCGAAAGAGCAGATCGACCGTGCCATCAGGCATGTCGACGATCTCGGTCACGCCGCGCCTGAACGTGTCGTAAGCTTCGAGATACTTGGTTTCAGCCGGAAGATCGGAATCGATCGTCTTTGCCACGCATTCGTATAGTAATTCGGCGTGCGGCGTAGCGTCGAAGAACCGATAATAATCCGCGGTTTCGTTGAGAACGCGGACATTTCGCTTGTCCGTCGGCTCCCATTTGATGAACGGAAGCAATCGCACGGAATAGCTTTCGAGCGTGAGGCGGTAATCGTCGATACGGTCTAAGATGGCGGCAGAGACCGGAAATGCCATGCCGGGCGGATTGAAGCCTCGCTCTGCCAAAACATGATTGATTAGATAACGGTGCAAGCGGCCGTTGCCATCCATAAACGGGTGGATGTAGACAAATCCGAAGGCAAGAATGGCAGCGGCGAGAACGGCGTCTAGCTCCTGCGCTGCCTTGCGATCGAACGCGACCAACCCCTCGATCAACGACGGCAGATCTTCGTGTTTGGCGCTGATGTGATCTGGCATAGGCATTCCCGATTCGCGATCTCGATCCCCGACGAACCCGCCCTCGTTGCGCAGCCCGAGTGGCACGAAGCGATCATCGCCGATGACGATACGTTGCAGGCGGAGCAACTCATCGAGATCAATTGGCTTACGTCCTGCCTCGCCGATGGCTCTGCCCCAGCGCTGTATGCGCTCCTGCGGCGGATGCTCACCCTCGATCTCGAAGCTTGAACGCGAGTCTTTCAGCAGCAGAAACGCGGCCGTGCGCGCCAGCACGTCGGCGGGCACGTCGGCGATAACCGCGCGTGCGCGTTCTGACAGATTGCGGCTTGTGAATTCGCACAATGCAGTCGTGCGGAAGATCATGGGGCAAAATGACGGGGTGCCGGGCAGATTGTTTTTTACGCGTTGACGTCTGGCCGTTACCCCCGACGCCGTCCATTGCAGATCGGGATCGACGACCTCTGCGTAGGCGCCCTTCCCCGCCGGGGGCAGATCGAGTGTCTTGCCAAGCAGCCACTCGTACAGAAACCAGATCCGCCGGGCGTAAGTGCCCGTCGGCGTCGCCTTGACTAGAGCCTCGATAGGCTCCGGTCCCGTCGCCTGGAACAGAGCTTTCAGAATAAGCAGGTCGAGCCCCTCATACTTGACAGCAAATGTCAGGTGTCCGTCGAGGCTGGCCACCGGTGCGTGGCGTGGCGTGTAGATGTGCCAGCCGTCTTGCTCGTATTCCTTGTGACGGGTCCAATGGCCGAAAGCGTGCGTGGCAGCGGAACCTTCAGCCCCGGCGTGTCGATCAAGGCTGCATATCCGACCGGTATGGCTCGCTCGGGGAGGCGGGAACCATGAAAAACCGTTACGGGCCCTGAAAAATGATAATGGTGGACGTTTCCCATGAAAACTCATTCCTGACCACGATTCCACCGCTCTGGGACAACAAGGTAGATGACGAGCGCGCATCCAGCTGAGACAATCGCGAGTAGCTCAAACAATGCTCGCCAGCCCAAGAAGCCGATCAGGAAATCTGCTGGCAAGGCTGCGGTGAGGGGCCCCATGCCCCCCAAAGTGACCATCAGGCCGCTGAGCAATGGAATACGTCCCCGAGGAAATCAGACAACGAGAGCTTTCATGCCAGCCGTCAAAGCCGCAGCGACGCCGAGACCGATCAGCGCACGGCCGCCCAGGAGAAGCAAATAGTTGTCCGAGACGGCAAATAAGCCGGCGCCCAGAGGCGCTCGCGCGGTAGGGCCCCGCGGCGAGCGCTCAGGGCCAATGGGATAGCGCAACGGGGCGTCCTGTCTTGGGATGGAGGGTTTCGACAACCTCACTTAAGATAGGAGCACCCCCATGACCGACGAGGCCATGAGCCCATTGCGAGGGCGCATGATCGAAGACATGACGATCCGCAAGTTAGCGCCGAAGATCCAACATGACTACGTGTAGAGGGTCAAGAACTTCGCTGCGTTCCTCGGGCGGTCACCCGATATGGCGAGCTGCGAGGGACGTGCGCCGCTACCAGCTGCATCTGGCGGCGAGCGGCGTGGGTGTACCGACCATCAACCAGACGTATCAACGCTGCGTTTCTTTTTCAGGTCACGCTCAGGCGCTACGACATCGTCGAGCACGCGCATTTCATTCACGAGCCCCGCGGGCTGCCGGTGGTGCTCAGCCCGGAGGAAGTGACGGGGCTGCTCGATGCCGCACCCCGTGGCCTAAGGTGCCGGGCTGCGCGCCACCGACCCGAGCAAAAAGCCCAGAGTCATATGCCTCTGCTACGGCTTCTGTCAGGAGTTCGAATCTCCTTAGGCGAAATCGGCGGTAACAGCCGACGCAGGCTTTCAACCCAGCGAGCCGACGCTAGTGCGACCACAACTGAGACCGCCGAAGCAAGCGCCCCAATCAAGATAGCTGTCAGCGTGCTTGGAAAAGTCGGCGTATAGAACACGAAGAAAAAAGCCAACATTATCGGAAAGTGCATGATGAATAGACTGTAGGAGAAATCGACGCTCAGAGAAGGCAAGAATTTTGGCAAGCGATTAATCCAAAGGCTCATAAAGGATCCAGCAAAAAACGCCGAGTAGTAGGGCCAAAAGTGGCTCGCCCCATAGAATATCCGTAATGTGACCAAAGCGAGTGCAAACAACGTCCCCATTCGAAGCATTGCGGAGGTGGTTACGAAAAGCTGCGCAATCAGGCCTATCGCCAGATAGCATTGAAGTTCAAGCGTTAATGACCAAAGTGCAGGATTAGCTGGCGATGCAAGCTCACCTCGCAAACCGAACGTAACCAAAGCACCAAAAAACTGCCTATGGTTGTATTCGAAAGCGTTGGTCATCAACCCCGCCTCAGGACGTGCCGACCTGTCGATCAGCATCAAGTCAAGGACCGCGCTCAACAGCGCAACTACGGCAAAGCTAGTAACAAGCGGGGGAAAAATACGTAGAGAGCGCCGCGCTAAGAACCGCAGCAGGCCATCTCGGCGGAATTGTAGAGATCGGCCTATTATAAATCCTGACAGAACAAAGAACAGAAGGACGGCAACTTTGGCAATCATCTGTACGACAGGAAACCCCGCCACGTATCCGAGCGGGAGCAGGAATATGTAGTTTGCATGCGATACGGCGACTGCGCTCGCGAGAATAAGCCTTACGGTATTTAGCTGTTTCCAATTATCCATAGCTCGTGGTGGGCTGACTGCAGCGAGTTAACGACTTCAACTCGAGTCCGCGGACTGGGCGCTCAGGCGGCGGCTGTCAATCTAGGCTCCGCTTAATGAGCGGGCGCGATTATCTGGCGGGTAGGCGGCCAGAAGAGCCAACTGGGATCTCACCAGTTCCACATATTAAAGTAATTAAAGCCGAAGACGAACCGAACAGCAATGCGGATGAGTGCGAAAAATGAACCGGAACGCTGTCAACGGTAATGGGAGCTTCCTGTTACACTGCCGTCATCGCCTAAGAGCTTGTACGGCGCGGGCTAACGGATTTGGCCGAGGGCGGGAGTTGTATTGTCGGGAGCATCATTTACGACCCGGCATTTGGGCCGATTCTCAAGTTGCTGCCGATTTGTATCTTCCCGACTATGAGGTCGGGCCGGCTCCTTGCCCCTAGAGGCTGAAACGCGCAATCGAGTATAGCGCGAAGCCCCGTCTGAATCGGGTCAACGGAC
This genomic window contains:
- a CDS encoding Fic family protein; this encodes MASLDGHLTFAVKYEGLDLLILKALFQATGPEPIEALVKATPTGTYARRIWFLYEWLLGKTLDLPPAGKGAYAEVVDPDLQWTASGVTARRQRVKNNLPGTPSFCPMIFRTTALCEFTSRNLSERARAVIADVPADVLARTAAFLLLKDSRSSFEIEGEHPPQERIQRWGRAIGEAGRKPIDLDELLRLQRIVIGDDRFVPLGLRNEGGFVGDRDRESGMPMPDHISAKHEDLPSLIEGLVAFDRKAAQELDAVLAAAILAFGFVYIHPFMDGNGRLHRYLINHVLAERGFNPPGMAFPVSAAILDRIDDYRLTLESYSVRLLPFIKWEPTDKRNVRVLNETADYYRFFDATPHAELLYECVAKTIDSDLPAETKYLEAYDTFRRGVTEIVDMPDGTVDLLFRFLRHNEGILSKRSREKEFAKLTDDEVVKIEAGYAAAFPSQPE
- a CDS encoding acyltransferase family protein, translating into MDNWKQLNTVRLILASAVAVSHANYIFLLPLGYVAGFPVVQMIAKVAVLLFFVLSGFIIGRSLQFRRDGLLRFLARRSLRIFPPLVTSFAVVALLSAVLDLMLIDRSARPEAGLMTNAFEYNHRQFFGALVTFGLRGELASPANPALWSLTLELQCYLAIGLIAQLFVTTSAMLRMGTLFALALVTLRIFYGASHFWPYYSAFFAGSFMSLWINRLPKFLPSLSVDFSYSLFIMHFPIMLAFFFVFYTPTFPSTLTAILIGALASAVSVVVALASARWVESLRRLLPPISPKEIRTPDRSRSRGI
- the galE gene encoding UDP-glucose 4-epimerase GalE, encoding MTILITGGAGYIGGQTVLSFVDRGEIPVVLDDLSTGNRRAVPPNVPFYLGDVGDTELMLRIFEAHAIDSILHFAAKLVVPESMVDPLAYYLNNTVKTRALLEAAVTGKIRHFVFSSTAAVYGNPNSLTVNEQASPSPLSPYGMSKLMSEYILRDTAAAYDLNYVILRYFNVAGADPICRHGQSTSNATHLIKVAIETALGRQPHMKIFGNDYATPDGTCVRDYVHISDLANAHLIALDHLRRGGESQLLNCGYGRGYSVKEVIAAVRSITGVDFEVHQGPRRAGDPASLIANNDGLVRLGWKPELNDLPTIVSHALAWEKSCRV
- a CDS encoding glycosyltransferase family 4 protein, whose translation is MTFRQRGFAEHKLCVVSHGILNSPRRMGEFQANDETQTLRNAAPLIITVAGMYVRKGIGDLIQAFGQIAGEFPSAGLLVVGWGPAQTQFEEQSKFVEGSSRIKFKGFVANPRVLLRQAAIFVLASHTESFPLAIAEAREAGCAVIGTMVGGVPELLEDGNAGLLIPPSDVEALATALRRLLRDPQELIRWQLAASANMGWLSCARMEKDTMDVYLSLLREMDANNVG